From Aricia agestis chromosome 1, ilAriAges1.1, whole genome shotgun sequence:
CGGCCCCGCAGGTGCTGGTCAAGCAGGGCGTGTCAAAGTGCATAGAGTGCAACATAGTGTTCTGCAAGTACGAGAACTACCGCGTCCACAAGAGAAACTACTGCTCGGCCGGGCGAGGCGAGGAGCGGGCGAGCCCCGCGCCGCCGGAGCCCGGACCGCCGCCGCAGTACCGGCAGCTGATTTGCCTGGCGTGCGGCATCCACTTCAGCTCGTTCGACAACCTGACGACGCACCAGTCGTACTACTGCACGAAGAGGGAGACCCGGTCGCCGCGCGCGGCGGAGGCGGCgcggccggcggcggcggcggaggGCGGCTGGAAGTGCCCGTGCTGCGAGGTGGTGTCGCccacggcggcggcggcgcagcGCCACATGGAGGCGCACGCCGGCGTCAAGGCGTTCCGTTGCACCATCTGCCAGTACCGCGGGAACACGCTGCGCGGCATGCGAACGCACATCCGCATGCACTTCCGCGAGAAGCCCGCCGACCTGCAGGTGAGACGGCCATCCGTAAATAATGTGTAATAACGACATAAAATAATTGCTCTTTTTGGAGTCGTAAcaaatttgattatttttataatgactgtaatattaattgtatACGGTGCCTTAACTATTTAAAActagttttcattaaatatgTTCTCTTTTATCAGCCCGTTAACTGGTGGTCATGCATCTCCTCCATTGAAGGGACGACATCATAGTCCGGCGTCCGATCGCTCCAGGTGGGTCGACTTTTAAgacactataaaaatatttactaaaaataGTTAAGGCACCCGACTCCCgagaaaataagtaattaaataattatataaagaaTAACACTAATTACTCCCTATCACTATAGATCACTATTTGACCCAAAATTTAAATACTCGAAAGTCGAAACGTAAAATTATCGTAAACCCACTGAACTCACTACCAGCACATTGCCAACCAAAACTCACGACTCACCCTCTCAATTCCAGGAGGAGAGCTACATCTCTTGCGTGGTGGAGGATTCCGGGGCAGAGGGCGAGGctgcgggggcgggggcggcggggggcGAGCGCGTGCACCGCTGCGGCACGTGCGCGTACACGTCCACGTACCGCGGCAACGTGGTGCGGCACGCGCGCCTCGTGCACGCCGCCGACGACGACGACCGCGCCTCCCCcagccccgcccccgcccccgcccctcCGCCGCCCGACATCAAGCGGGAGCCGGACGCGGACGAGGACGCCCCCAACTACTGCAAGTCCTGCAACATCTCCTTCAAGTACGTCAAGTCGTATAAAGCCCACAAAGACTACTACTGCAACGCCGCACGGCAGGACGCCGCGGGAAACAACAACGTGGAGCCGCGCGACGCCGCGCCCGTCGTCTGAGCGACTCCTTCGCGTCCTAGCTTCTAGACTAAGAATGTATTCTCTcgtattcgaaatttaaaagcgtgcaatataaaatttatttctacTAGGAAGTTCTGCATATCAGTACCGAAACGGATTGGACAGAAATCTCGGCCGGTAGAGGGCCTCGTTGTTATGTAACTAGCTATAGTTGACGTCTGATATCATTATTTAGTATACGTTTTAATACCAAATTGTAAATACTTGTATAGATACTTATTGCATTGTAATTAAAGTTTATTACCATTCGTTCTAAGGTTTGTTCTTTCTTTGTTGTTAGCACGGGTGCGGCGTAGTTTGCCTCGTTTGGGCTGCGTTTTCACTGGTGCCGAGttgagctgtgttgcgaggaatgtgttttgtGAGAACCGATAGAATCGATTTATTAGCCTGACCTCGCTAGGCGCAGCGGTTCTATTGGGTCTGAGTGgtcctcgcaacgcagcttagctcagcGTCGGTGGGAGGGCGGCTTTACTGGTTAGTATCCAGTACTCAGTCTTGGCTCTCGAAATGTTCTTCCTAGCCGCAGACGCACCGCGCCCGTGATTGTTAGTTTTGTTTATTGTACTTTTAAGTGAATTTTATGACCTTGCTAAGCAATGCATCGCAGGAACATGCTCATTCCATAATATTGCTGGTATCTTTATACAGCCGCGCTACGAAGAGTTCAAGAGTCATAtctgttaaatataataaagcaAAAATTATACTAACGATAATCAGAAATTCATTTCTCCAATTTTTGTAATAACTCTAGCACCTACTCGTGGCGCCATCTAGTGAGGGTACATGTCAAAGTTGCTTCTACTAGTCTTACGAATCTAAAACTCTACGTAGCGTGGCATATTGAAacgttaaaaatgttaaacataATTATTCAAGTAATGTTATGTCGGCAGTGCAAGATTCTATGTAACATGGGTACACAGGGAGTGGTTGGCTAGATTCTTTATGTGACTATGGATGGCTGTGATACACACGCGAGCgatacaattattttttgacGAGGTCAACGAGTATAGCCCAGGCCCTTTAGTCaaaaccttttctttatcgtttctttatagaatcgccgatcaaaatgtatgtaattgacagaggcgttcgttaatatgacgttgacgttcgactcgtctgatgtcaattccatacattttcatcggcgattccataaagaagcgataaagaaaaagtcttggctgtagccaagactttttcttaGAACCAATAGGCTCTGATTGATCATTTTTGACGTCATTCCCTTCTTAACACGAATAAACTTTAACgctaaatatttataacttaaGTCTTTATTGTGTATTACAACCTTATTAACGAATTGAATCTTACAAAGCCAAATAGGCTTGGAGGATAGAAACTTTATTTGTACGTCAATACGTCGGATTTTGTAAACTCTTCTTGTTTCGTATCAATCGATCCAATGTATCATGTATTTACATTACAACATTGAaacaacaataaatattataaatttgctATCATGAGTAATAAGTATCACAGTAAAATATcagtgatattataataaatactacaactgtaacatttttaatttttttaaatactttgtcTCATCTTTGGTACAGAGGTCGCCACTAGTCTTATCGAGTCGAGTATGCAGGGATCGCTTTAAAAGACGTTTATGAAGTGTTCAGTTAACTAGTAAGTCATTTTGATATTGTCCTGATGATTCACTGCAAAATTAATCGCGTTAAGTTCTATCCTCCATACCAGAAGCAAGGTACCATGTTTTGTCTATGCCAAAGCGTCGCTAGAGTTATTGTATTGCATTTATAGGTATCTCACTAAATATAGTTGTAGATTAAGTGACAAGACTTGTTCCATTGTTATTGTGTATATCTGAGTGCTGAGTGCGAGGTCCTGTCAATACTCGCCGTGAGGAAGAgctcaatgtaccatcgaggaaattgattcctaggcagttgacagaccaacgtcatttggtaggttcatgtcaatttaatgttaattgtgatctgtcggctgggtttggcaaaacgcgaccaaactacgtaggtccccatcTGATTAGGAAtcatcttctctgatagtacttatatGACAGCGAAATAACGCCTCTTATCTAGTTGCAATGATAACCGATTCTCGATCCATTGTTAACCTTCTCACAGCAAATATTGACTATAGCTCGCACTCAACACACAGGAGTAAGTCAACTAAAACAGTAGGTACATTGATCCAATATTGAACGTATTTTCTTTGAAttctattatattgtaataactggaaacttataatataaatttctgcaaaatacaagatgtaacaaaacaaagtgataaattgataactatttagggtgtgtttgtgtcccttatatacaTAGTTATATTTCACTGTGGGACATCTATATAAAGGACCTACACCccttattattatcacttagttttgttacaccctgtataaagtttaatttatacACCTGTATACAGTACATTAAGACGTTATTATGGTGCATAAAAGAGTGATGAAGGATAATAAACTAAAATTCTTCAACCCACTTATTTATAGCAGAAAATTGCGAAATCTTATAAGCAACGCGAACACGGACTACAAAATTTTCTATCGTCATTTTCATTCAAAATATCAACTTCTgcacatacatgatacaacaaTCTTTTACATCTTCATAAAAATTTTGCAAATATTGAGTGCATATTTTAAGTGagctaaaaaataatatgcatGCAAATGATGGACGAAAAATTTTGTCGCCATAGTGcgctatatttttatgtactaGTTTAACATCTACAAATTTCCGTgttaccaaaattttttttcatgcgCTGCTAATTTGACTGCTACTCTGCCAACTTGTATAGCGCACGTCTGAAATATCCTATAGGGAACGTGCAAAAACTACAGGTAATATAGTACAAGTGTCAGATTGGCGACAGCACTTCACACCTTGGTTGCGCACGTTCCCTATTATGTTTTCAATAATTGGTACTTTTCTACTTATAGTCCTGTTAACATCTGATATAAAGTGCCATAGAGTTAAGAATTTAACAGTAATCTCGAATATACTATATACCTTACTTCGTTAAAACTTTCAAAGTTACTACCTACTATAAAAACTTTTACATCTAGCAACATTCAGATATTTTCAGTCAGTTtcgattttaatgaataaatatattgtaaGACACGGTAAGTGTAATGTATACATTGATATTGTAAAATATGCcagacaataaattattatttatcacatTATACTCCATTTTTACCGATAATTCCTGCTGCTGACCTAAATCTACCTACGGTGGAAAGTCTAGGGTAATTATAGTCATTATCCAAGAGACGCGAAATTAGAAATAGTTTATTATTGcttcgatcgtgggaatcacagacacaatagatattcaattgttatgcggccgCCGGGCCGCTTGCGGCTTGGGTAAAGTATAATGCAAATTTTCCGTAACTATTCGTTTTTTGAAAATGAATACAAAATCAAGTaacaaaagtataattttattataaaaattaaagcttattttatacttattactaTGAATTATCCAATTAGCACAATGTGAAACATGACATAATGTTCAATCTCATAGGGCCAGgcataaaaaatgtcaaaattttttgaaaaatttggATTTTACTAGTATTGATGTTTATTTAATGACTCATGTGATATGAACATTGGAACATTATGAAATCACTTTTACGTATAAAAGTATTGTATAATGCATATTCCTGGATACAATGTTTGGTCGTTGTCCGAAAAACAGGAAAAATTCCCtcaaacaataaaatgtgttgCACTCAGGAACTGCCGCTGTAAATTTATTGCATAGTGTTTTTTATCAACtgcaattataatttgcatactGTTAAATTTTTCCTATGCGCCTCTATTTTAATCTGTTTCATACTCATCTGATAAGCTATGCTTGTACTGCTCTCTGTAATGTTCTGTATCTTCCTCTTGGCCGTAATAGAATCCATCATCGCTATCATCTTTGTAGCCGCCATCCAACTCTTTTATCTTTGCACAGTGTACTAAGCCTTTGGTGTCTACTAAATCGGGCTGTTCCTTCATCACCCTGGCCTTGTATTTGGCATAGGCTTCACCGTAACGTTTCACATCTTCGTTGAACAGATCCGGTGGTTCATCATATATTTTGTCTTCTCCTGTGTCACTGGACAATTCATCTaaaacgataataatattttaatgtgaaaaaaaatatctaaactGAAAGCAAGCTTATAGTAATTCTGAGcctgtataaatagtcagtacttaagatgcgacccggtctcaagacacggtttggctctgtgattggtccaaattttgacagccaaccaatcacagagcctgaaccgagtcttgagaccgagatgcatcttgagtactgactatttatacaggGCTAAGAGCACTCTTGGTCATACACACAAATAGGTTTCAAAGAAAATAAACAGAACAAAATCAATTCACTAGCTAAGctatggaaaatattatacacaCACGGTTGTGTTTACCCTCTATTTTTTGCCAggcattatttacataataattgtgattttggactcaataataaattaatattttaatttctttttatacATAGGCTCACAAGGCTCCAACATTTACCTAGATCTACTCTCTCCATAGCCCTAATCATGTCTTCCTCATTGATACTGCTGTTATCTGTATCAGGATACTCATTTCTATAGTCATTCTCAGCATTGGAATCCTCATCATCCTCCTCATCAGATGGTTCCAGGCCGTTGTCTCTGTATGATCCGAATATTAAATCGGTTTCATAATTTTCAAtgctaaaaaaacataattattagtttATACCATTCaaattcaattgatacatttttaaagcaGTACCTACAGAACATttgacaatatttattttattttatttatttatttaaatcaggctacgtaggcccatacaatatcttatatctttaaacgagtaattcttgtatatatataattagaatctcggaatcggctccaacgattttcataaaatatagtatatagggggttttgggggcgataaatcgatctagctaggaattatttctagaaaatgtcattttcatcggataccgagcaaagctcggtcaaacagctagtataccttaatgactaatatacataaaaattatataaacttaacaactacacgttatcacgaattaacggcgacgtgccgcgcgcttcattccggagtctcccccggaaccttcggtaaaccacatcagtcggccagaattcctccgcttcaaaggtcgggagaagatgcgtcggtactctcaccacaaaggaactgaagttgaccttgtggcgagactgcagacgctcgaccctcaagtggagggatgtcttcttactgatgtagtccacgacgtcttcaACCTCCATgaaccagtgcaggcgggatatgtacaggggcgtcgcggggacctcgcttcgcagacgcagctcaggtacatatggcgcggtgccgcgatggctgcgggcggcgggcttcttcttccttctctccaccagtatgaagccctcctcatcgcacctactgctctcgtccttgccaggtcgagaagacttagccttcttagccttgcggctctccgtagtcttgcgactctccgaagccttacggctctcattttccccatttttatgcgcccgcgggggaggcgcggggcgaccagcaacagtggCGTAGTtcgcctgtggactcggcgtcggcgcaaccgggaggggagcgcgggcgggggcggcagcggcggcgttcgttgacccgtctgataatgctgacgggctaaacgtgatcgcttgtgcgcctcggcgatgagtgacgaatgcggcgtcagctggtgacctacataatgaattattactttttagttgtgataattcattacgtagatcactaatgatagcttctgacgcctgcaatctacaccgaactccggtcagctcctccttcaggaacctgatgtccttcagtaggctgacgacgtcgacgtggtccaacgtgacgggcggcagcttgtgcagctctttagccacaaaagccggtacctcatctggatcagtctgcttcagcagggagatgatgtcctgcacgctcctttcggttccgtctcttcgtcgcgacggcatgttcgcgctctggccgagcgtctcatacagcagctgcttccccttgcaaatctcctcactggtgaaggaagacttgcagatctgcatgatgctgacctcgtccatggtgtcgatggcgtactggataaacgccagcaactcgttgactacgagcgccatggtcacgtgcagcggcaacgtgccgcgcgattcgcgaaaatattaattaaataatatttgcggcgtgtgtaacgtggagcacgaccgttcgctagctcgacacattacacatTGATATTATGATCACGATTCCAGAAACCAAAAAATCTTATAGGAGCCCAAAATAATAAGTCGGAGTAAATACAGGTTTGAAAGTGAAGTCCAttttccaaaatattattttataaaaataataattataataataataaaactcacCAGACCAAATCATCCAACATTGATATGTCAAAGTCTTCCTTAGCCGATGTGTATAggtcgtaaatatatttttcatctacatcatcatcatattttCTTTCTAAATCAACCAAATCAAATATATTCTCAGCATCAGCGTTTTCCTCTTTCAGGCCTCTACTGCAAGTTACAATTTTGTATCGGTTTTCAGCAGATTTTTGTCTTTTCTCTTTGCGGATTTTACTTATTATTTCTGTTACATTGGAAGTCCCGGGCTTTTTGATGGTTGAAGGAACTATATCTTTTAGATTCCCTGTTTCCTGAAAATGACGACATTGGCATTTACAGGTAGGGCTGCTATCACCTGAATTGCCATCGCCgatcaggcacgacaaaattcctgagcattttgctgaaatgtggTTAATttcccggacacctcttaaacagaatttacaatttaaatttgtaaaaatttgaaTAACTCAAGTCCGTCCAAGAAAAGTGTATGCTTAGCTAGTTTTTATCTTCCATTTATTGCTGGCTGACTTtacaaaagttaaatttctcttAACAAGTGACCGGATTTTACCcagacacttttcaaaaaccgtcGGATTAGTCCTAGTTTGAGTCGGACGCTCTTCAAACTAGGACTAATCcagggaaatccggacggatggcagccCTATTTACaggcataaaatatataaacaaagaagctacaagttacaacacgcTGTTCAGTAATTCCTTTCAGTTCAGGTAATACTTTAAATCATTCTTttattaaggagtgagcacactgagtgCCGGGGCTCagtgtgccggggctcatcgcatcCGCTCATCGCATCGCATAAAATCCGCGTATATTTAAGCTTACCTGATTATTTACACTTCCTCGAAATACAAACAACGAAGGCGAAACCTCATCAACATCAGTTCTTTTTCTCTTGCAAACAAGTACCAAAGCATCTTGAGGGTTATCCTCGAGTCTTCGCTTAACACGTAAAACCGTAGAAGTCATTTCGACTTACTACCTacagataaaattattgaataGGTACTACGAAATTTAACGTTCAACTAGAACGACAAAACTTgtatttaatctttaaaaatcCAATCTCACAAATAACAAGcaaattgcaaaatatgacgCAAATAGCGCGTAAAAACATGTCATTCatttacttcttcttctttttttttcttaatatggcacttcggctataaaaacatggccagtgtcgagtaaatggcggaaAACAATGTTCTAGTTTAAATCAGgacttcataacgttatcgaataccagaaaaaatatcgttatctggctaccattatgaaaataacaGTACATAATACtgttattttcataatggtagccagataacgttattttttataatgataTCTAGTATCATaaccaggcctgtcccactcgcgcgtttaggTATCGAGCTGTAAGTACCCCtataaaggggcagatcacaagggactcacaagcgagcggtgacgcgcgcgcaagattttttcgtcgcatatatatctacgtactgattagtgatttaaccgctgtgacagaatcgttattaatctgataaatatgaacaattgaaaaaagtcaaagaaatatttcaataaagtaatttaagactttaattaaaattaaatatagcaattagcaaataaaccaatttgttacaaataaaccacatactacacataaataaacacaagttagtatgtttaagttgtaaaaaattcctgatcagctcctacactataatcgaatataaaactatcataaaatatacgttgggttactaaaatttgattattactataaaaaagtttgctattagtagctatagtaattaaaagtagattattttattttctaaaaggtgacaatctcgATTTCgccagaaagggtacctcttacgcgataaaaagggagcgcacatgtaggcaaatataattgtaggcacctagagtcaggctagcgaaagatgagactggttttttattccaaaactgattatggtaacactgtcattaacgtcagtgtcacctatagcatctgttgtttatgtgtcaaagtgaaaaatatttctgtggtttacgtgattttctaatttaaacgtgacgaaaactttgaaaagagatttgcgaaaactgcttttagctatgattagtaaatacgaacaaaaaagaagtgacaaggatgcaatttttaaacaaaaacaagattgtttacatgaaatatccctgtgcattggtaagtacaggtaaaagattttgatactttcaattacaattaattaaaatcaatattatttatcatgtaattgaatttattgttttgcaggtaacatgaatgatgcaaaggattcatttatgcaagttaaaatatcaagcataaataaaatatgagatattatgttccaagaagagtgtttaaagacaaaatcagtTCCCTGATGAAATTTCTTCTTAGACTGGTAAGACCCtaacgttacaaaaaaaaatacctgaaagcaatcttgttattgaatgctaactttatttatgaacatatt
This genomic window contains:
- the LOC121732252 gene encoding probable RNA polymerase II nuclear localization protein SLC7A6OS, with the protein product MTSTVLRVKRRLEDNPQDALVLVCKRKRTDVDEVSPSLFVFRGSVNNQETGNLKDIVPSTIKKPGTSNVTEIISKIRKEKRQKSAENRYKIVTCSRGLKEENADAENIFDLVDLERKYDDDVDEKYIYDLYTSAKEDFDISMLDDLVCIENYETDLIFGSYRDNGLEPSDEEDDEDSNAENDYRNEYPDTDNSSINEEDMIRAMERVDLDELSSDTGEDKIYDEPPDLFNEDVKRYGEAYAKYKARVMKEQPDLVDTKGLVHCAKIKELDGGYKDDSDDGFYYGQEEDTEHYREQYKHSLSDEYETD